The Lacrimispora xylanolytica genome has a segment encoding these proteins:
- a CDS encoding beta strand repeat-containing protein: MSNIALQIERVSSGAVAVNANVIFENIVFLSGNISYNTATGEITFNEPGRYVINWWVASQSTQATNGVVFALASSQGDLLEGNSPIKTGEVVGFGVIEITSAPQTLSLINASNAEVFYAVAVPLTATLVIVEDDNTGEGSTGPTGATGPTGPTGSTGATGSTGAIGPTGATGPTGPTGSTGTTGPTGPTGATGLTGTTGPTGATGPTGPTGTIGLTGATGPTGATGPTGSTGATGPTGPTGATGPTGPTSDTGPTGPTGANGLTGPTGATGPTGPTSDTGPTGPTGATGPTGPTSDTGPTGPTGPIGDTGATGPTGPTGATGGTGPTGITGPTGLTGATGPTGATGPTGITGPTGPTGIIGPTGPTGATGLTGATGPTGVTGATGPAGITGPTGLTGATGPTGATGPTGITGPTGATGATGPTSDTGPTGPTGATGPTGATGPIGPTSDTGPTGPTGATGPTGATGPTGPTSDTGPTGPTGATGLTGPTGATGPTGPTSDTGPTGPTGATGPTGATGPTGPTSDTGPTGPTGDTGATGPTGPMSDTGPTGPTGNTGATGPTGPTGATGPTGATGLTGPTGDTGATGPTGPTSDTGPTGPTGNTGATGPTGPTGATGPTGPTSDTGPTGPTGDTGATGPTGPTSDTGPTGPTGPTGNTGATGPTGPTSDTGPTGPIGATGPTGPTGATGPTGPTSDTGPTGPTGDTGATGPTGPTGSTGSTGPTSDTGPTGPTGSTGPTGATGPTGATGDTGPTGITGSTGPTSPTGATGPTGTTGGTGPTGITGPTGPTGPTGATGATGPTGPTGATGPLGSTGPTGPTSDTGPTGPTGSTGATGSTGSTGPTGATGGTGPTGITGSTGSTGSTGPTGPTGVTGPTGSTGPTGATGPTGITGSTGPTGPTGPTGATGPTGATGDTGPTGITGPTGLTGATGPTGITGPTGLMGATGPTGATGDTGPSGITGPTGPTGITGPTGPTGATGPTGDTGPTGITGPTGPTSDTGPTGPTGPTGLTGATGDTGPSGITGPTGATGPTGATGDTGPTGITGPTGATGATGATGDTGPTGITGPTGPTGPTGATGPTGATGATGDTGPTGITGPTGPTGPTGATGDTGPTGITGPTGATGPTGVTGDTGPTGITGSTGPTGPTGATGDTGPTGITGPTGPTGPTGATGPTGATGATGATGDTGPTGITGPTGATGDTGPTGATGPTGITGPTGLTGATGPTGITGPTGLMGATGPTGATGDTGPSGITGPTGPTGITGPTGPTGLMGATGDTGPTGPTGPTGATGPTGATGDTGPTGITGPTGPTGPTGVTGGTGPTGITGPTGPTGPTGATGDTGSTGITGPTGLTGATGPTGDTGPTGITGSTGPTGSTGATGPTGDTGPTGITGPTGPTGPTGATGPTGITGPTGPTGDTGATGGTGPTGITGPTGPTGPTGATGPTGATGGTGPTGITGPTGPTGPTGPTGPTGATGGTGPTGITGPTGATGPTGPTGATGSTGPTGATGPNGTGALAFSNTAGNIAVYPPLNTEVSVSTVSAALVLNNRVKVDSANSLSYATTANYSLSAESRLYRNGVLIESRPLNRSGSGAGTQSFTLSDTFVDTAPATATTTYEIRVITTAATNVTSGTASVRNINLLIF, encoded by the coding sequence ATGAGCAATATAGCATTACAAATAGAACGTGTTTCATCTGGTGCAGTAGCTGTAAATGCTAATGTGATTTTCGAAAATATTGTTTTTTTGTCAGGAAATATTAGCTACAATACTGCAACAGGTGAAATAACATTTAATGAACCAGGGAGATATGTGATAAACTGGTGGGTTGCATCCCAATCTACCCAAGCGACAAACGGAGTGGTGTTTGCATTAGCGTCATCACAAGGAGATTTACTGGAAGGCAATTCTCCAATTAAAACAGGAGAAGTAGTTGGTTTTGGAGTTATAGAAATCACTTCTGCACCACAGACCTTATCTTTAATTAACGCCAGCAATGCTGAAGTATTCTATGCTGTCGCCGTTCCCTTAACTGCTACACTTGTCATTGTTGAAGATGACAATACTGGTGAAGGATCAACAGGTCCAACAGGAGCCACCGGCCCGACGGGTCCGACGGGTAGTACAGGAGCGACTGGATCAACCGGAGCCATTGGCCCAACGGGGGCAACCGGTCCGACCGGCCCGACGGGTTCAACAGGAACCACCGGCCCGACGGGTCCAACAGGAGCCACCGGACTGACAGGAACCACAGGTCCAACCGGAGCTACTGGCCCGACCGGCCCAACAGGAACCATCGGCCTGACAGGAGCCACTGGCCCAACGGGGGCAACCGGTCCGACGGGTTCAACAGGAGCCACTGGCCCGACGGGTCCAACAGGAGCCACCGGCCCGACCGGCCCAACGAGTGACACCGGCCCGACCGGCCCAACGGGAGCCAACGGTCTAACTGGCCCGACAGGAGCCACCGGCCCAACCGGTCCAACGAGTGATACCGGCCCAACCGGCCCGACCGGAGCCACTGGTCCGACAGGTCCAACTAGCGACACCGGCCCAACCGGCCCAACTGGCCCAATCGGAGATACAGGGGCCACTGGTCCCACCGGCCCAACTGGAGCAACGGGAGGCACGGGCCCAACAGGAATAACCGGCCCGACGGGTCTAACGGGAGCCACCGGTCCAACCGGAGCCACGGGCCCAACAGGAATAACCGGCCCGACTGGCCCAACAGGAATAATCGGCCCAACGGGTCCTACGGGAGCCACGGGTCTAACGGGAGCCACGGGTCCAACCGGAGTAACAGGAGCCACCGGTCCAGCAGGAATAACCGGCCCGACCGGTCTAACGGGAGCCACCGGTCCAACCGGAGCCACGGGCCCAACAGGAATTACCGGCCCAACTGGAGCAACAGGAGCCACAGGCCCAACAAGTGATACCGGTCCGACCGGCCCAACGGGAGCCACGGGTCCGACCGGAGCCACCGGTCCGATAGGTCCAACGAGTGACACAGGTCCAACCGGTCCAACAGGAGCCACTGGTCCGACCGGAGCCACTGGTCCGACAGGTCCAACGAGTGACACTGGCCCTACCGGCCCAACGGGAGCTACCGGTCTAACTGGCCCGACCGGAGCCACCGGCCCGACCGGACCAACGAGTGACACCGGCCCGACCGGCCCAACGGGAGCCACCGGCCCGACCGGAGCCACCGGCCCGACCGGTCCAACGAGTGACACCGGCCCAACCGGTCCAACCGGAGATACAGGAGCCACTGGTCCGACAGGTCCAATGAGCGACACCGGCCCAACCGGCCCAACTGGAAATACAGGAGCCACTGGTCCCACTGGCCCGACCGGAGCCACCGGCCCGACCGGAGCCACCGGCCTGACCGGCCCAACAGGAGATACAGGAGCCACTGGTCCGACAGGTCCAACGAGCGACACCGGCCCAACCGGCCCAACTGGAAATACAGGAGCCACTGGTCCCACCGGCCCGACCGGAGCCACCGGCCCGACCGGTCCAACGAGTGACACCGGCCCAACCGGCCCAACCGGAGATACAGGAGCCACTGGTCCGACCGGTCCAACGAGCGACACCGGCCCAACCGGTCCAACAGGCCCAACAGGAAATACAGGGGCCACTGGTCCCACAGGCCCAACGAGTGACACCGGTCCAACCGGCCCAATAGGAGCAACCGGCCCAACTGGCCCGACCGGAGCCACCGGTCCGACAGGTCCAACGAGCGACACCGGCCCGACTGGCCCGACCGGAGATACAGGAGCCACTGGTCCCACCGGCCCAACGGGATCAACAGGATCCACAGGCCCAACGAGTGACACAGGCCCAACTGGCCCAACAGGATCCACAGGTCCAACTGGAGCCACAGGTCCAACCGGAGCAACTGGAGACACGGGCCCAACAGGAATTACTGGCTCAACCGGCCCTACCAGTCCAACGGGAGCGACTGGTCCAACGGGAACAACCGGAGGTACGGGCCCAACAGGAATTACCGGTCCAACGGGTCCGACAGGTCCAACCGGAGCAACAGGAGCCACCGGTCCAACGGGTCCAACAGGAGCCACTGGTCCATTGGGAAGTACGGGTCCTACCGGTCCGACGAGCGACACCGGCCCGACGGGCCCTACCGGTTCAACGGGAGCGACCGGTTCAACAGGATCCACTGGTCCAACCGGAGCGACAGGAGGCACCGGCCCAACAGGAATTACTGGCTCGACCGGCTCGACCGGCTCGACTGGCCCAACTGGTCCAACGGGAGTGACAGGTCCAACGGGAAGTACAGGTCCAACCGGAGCAACTGGCCCAACAGGAATTACTGGCTCAACCGGCCCTACCGGTCCAACTGGTCCAACGGGAGCGACGGGTCCAACGGGAGCAACCGGAGACACCGGTCCAACAGGAATAACCGGCCCGACAGGTCTAACGGGAGCCACCGGTCCAACAGGAATAACCGGCCCGACAGGTCTAATGGGAGCCACCGGTCCAACGGGAGCAACCGGAGACACTGGCCCATCAGGAATAACTGGCCCGACTGGCCCAACAGGAATAACCGGCCCAACGGGTCCAACAGGAGCCACAGGTCCAACGGGAGATACTGGACCAACAGGAATCACCGGTCCTACCGGTCCGACGAGCGACACCGGCCCGACTGGCCCGACAGGTCCAACGGGTCTAACGGGAGCAACCGGAGACACTGGCCCATCAGGAATTACCGGTCCAACGGGAGCCACAGGTCCAACAGGAGCAACTGGAGATACGGGCCCAACAGGAATTACTGGCCCAACGGGAGCAACAGGAGCTACAGGAGCAACTGGAGACACGGGCCCAACAGGAATTACTGGCCCAACGGGCCCTACAGGTCCAACGGGAGCGACGGGGCCAACGGGAGCAACAGGAGCAACTGGAGACACGGGCCCAACAGGAATAACCGGTCCAACGGGCCCAACCGGTCCAACGGGAGCAACCGGAGACACCGGTCCAACAGGAATTACCGGTCCAACGGGAGCCACAGGTCCAACAGGAGTAACTGGAGACACGGGCCCAACAGGAATTACTGGCTCGACGGGCCCTACAGGTCCAACAGGAGCAACTGGAGATACGGGCCCAACAGGAATTACTGGCCCAACGGGCCCTACAGGTCCAACGGGAGCGACGGGTCCAACGGGAGCAACAGGAGCAACAGGAGCAACTGGAGACACGGGCCCAACAGGAATAACCGGTCCAACGGGAGCCACCGGAGACACCGGTCCAACCGGAGCCACGGGTCCAACAGGAATAACCGGCCCGACAGGTCTAACGGGAGCCACCGGTCCAACAGGAATAACCGGCCCGACAGGTCTAATGGGAGCCACCGGTCCAACGGGAGCAACCGGAGACACTGGCCCATCAGGAATAACTGGCCCGACTGGCCCAACAGGAATAACCGGCCCAACGGGTCCAACGGGTCTAATGGGAGCAACAGGAGACACGGGCCCAACCGGCCCGACTGGCCCAACCGGAGCCACAGGTCCAACAGGAGCAACTGGAGACACGGGCCCAACAGGAATTACTGGCCCAACCGGCCCAACAGGTCCTACGGGAGTAACAGGAGGCACGGGTCCAACAGGAATAACCGGTCCAACGGGCCCTACTGGTCCAACAGGAGCAACCGGAGACACCGGTTCAACAGGAATTACCGGCCCAACAGGTCTAACGGGAGCCACCGGTCCAACTGGAGATACTGGCCCAACAGGAATTACTGGCTCGACCGGCCCTACCGGTTCAACAGGAGCCACAGGTCCAACGGGAGATACTGGCCCAACAGGAATCACCGGTCCAACCGGCCCGACGGGTCCAACCGGAGCCACGGGTCCAACAGGAATAACCGGCCCGACGGGTCCAACCGGAGACACGGGAGCAACCGGAGGCACTGGTCCAACAGGAATCACCGGTCCAACCGGCCCTACAGGCCCAACAGGAGCCACGGGGCCAACGGGAGCAACCGGAGGCACGGGCCCAACAGGAATTACTGGTCCAACAGGACCTACTGGTCCAACAGGACCTACTGGTCCAACGGGAGCAACCGGAGGCACTGGTCCAACAGGAATTACCGGTCCAACCGGAGCCACTGGTCCAACCGGACCAACAGGAGCTACGGGTTCTACAGGACCAACCGGAGCCACCGGTCCCAATGGCACAGGAGCATTGGCATTTAGTAATACTGCAGGAAATATTGCTGTTTATCCGCCTTTAAATACAGAAGTAAGTGTATCAACCGTTTCTGCGGCTTTGGTATTGAATAATCGAGTGAAGGTAGATTCCGCAAATAGCTTGTCATATGCTACTACAGCTAACTACAGCCTTAGTGCTGAATCTAGATTGTATCGTAATGGGGTATTAATTGAATCACGCCCTCTTAATCGAAGCGGTTCAGGAGCGGGTACTCAGTCTTTTACATTGTCAGATACTTTTGTAGATACTGCTCCGGCGACGGCCACTACCACTTATGAAATTCGTGTTATAACAACAGCCGCAACAAATGTGACATCTGGAACAGCTTCTGTTCGAAATATTAACTTGCTCATTTTCTAG
- a CDS encoding C39 family peptidase produces the protein MKKLLLMSLTVTMLLSTSTISFAGEKFSDKSYVEAKAVYVGVESRPLSLSSDSLSAPKGALPARPNDKSGVKSKQADILNESLSLRAAASWNYLSGYTVYNQKTSYNCGPATVQAALNYLGYNPDQSEIAKGCKTTTNGSYIADMVSYINRQQSKYKYTGRYNESSSGMSQILYSGIANAKAAPIIGLTFSSSDGWLYSTNGHFMSVYGAKSDRSSFALADPWIGYSGSGLNGQSWTYTKSTSTIYKAYNKVNIGLMY, from the coding sequence ATGAAGAAGTTACTTTTAATGTCTTTAACCGTTACAATGTTGTTATCAACCAGTACTATTTCCTTTGCAGGAGAAAAATTTTCTGATAAAAGTTATGTAGAAGCGAAAGCCGTATACGTTGGAGTGGAGAGCCGTCCATTAAGCTTAAGCTCAGATTCTTTATCTGCCCCCAAAGGTGCACTTCCAGCAAGACCAAATGATAAATCAGGAGTAAAGTCCAAACAGGCAGATATCTTAAATGAAAGTCTTTCCCTTCGTGCGGCGGCATCCTGGAATTATCTTTCTGGGTATACTGTATACAATCAGAAGACAAGCTATAATTGTGGACCAGCTACTGTTCAGGCAGCATTAAATTATCTTGGGTATAATCCAGATCAGTCAGAAATAGCAAAAGGCTGTAAAACAACGACTAATGGTTCTTATATTGCTGACATGGTCTCTTATATCAATCGGCAGCAGTCAAAGTACAAATATACTGGTAGATACAACGAATCATCATCTGGTATGAGTCAGATTTTATACAGCGGTATCGCAAATGCAAAAGCTGCGCCTATTATCGGACTTACTTTTTCCTCTAGTGATGGTTGGCTTTACTCAACCAATGGCCATTTTATGTCAGTATACGGTGCTAAAAGTGATCGTTCCTCATTTGCATTGGCTGATCCATGGATTGGATACTCAGGTTCAGGATTAAATGGTCAATCATGGACTTACACAAAATCCACTTCTACTATTTATAAGGCATATAACAAAGTAAATATCGGATTAATGTACTAA
- a CDS encoding YARHG domain-containing protein: MKSKSMIFIFCSCLTFTGCAKTNTSTFPDISSTQIEKTTEQNIENKADDTAIPKSVTKNYEVYSGFWSENGLSHDEILSNGGTEFNIQITDNNNLEGYLFTQQGTSERIAEIDNIAGRIDDGTISYRFNDDGWGGSGILYITFSNDMIQIEVQDYKMKDTNLSGYGISGAYKLIRTKKSEAKVTKEEITESETTDEEFLDAIHERYYSHWSESDMINAINERKQYLEKCSFYPEVVKYLETVREVTDISSVVEPLYYTDMRIYQKQDFDQVPPLIIHLAKNEIYARHGYIFKNEDLYNYFKGQLWYEPSISPDKFEDSLFNKNEQTNLRLLTELDTYK; encoded by the coding sequence ATGAAAAGTAAATCTATGATATTCATATTTTGTAGTTGCCTTACCTTTACCGGATGTGCGAAAACAAATACTAGTACATTTCCGGATATTAGTTCAACTCAAATAGAAAAAACGACAGAACAAAACATTGAGAATAAAGCTGACGATACAGCAATTCCAAAATCAGTTACCAAAAATTATGAAGTTTATTCCGGTTTTTGGTCAGAAAATGGCCTAAGCCATGATGAAATCCTGTCCAATGGTGGTACAGAATTCAACATTCAGATCACAGATAATAATAATTTAGAAGGATATCTTTTTACACAACAAGGCACCAGCGAACGTATAGCTGAAATTGATAATATTGCCGGTAGAATAGATGACGGGACAATTAGCTATAGATTTAATGATGATGGATGGGGTGGCTCCGGTATTCTTTATATTACATTTAGCAATGATATGATTCAAATCGAGGTGCAGGATTATAAAATGAAGGATACTAATTTGTCTGGCTATGGAATTTCAGGTGCGTATAAGTTGATAAGAACCAAAAAAAGTGAAGCAAAAGTAACCAAAGAGGAAATAACAGAGAGCGAAACTACAGACGAAGAATTTCTTGATGCGATACATGAAAGATATTACTCACATTGGTCAGAAAGTGATATGATTAATGCTATAAATGAGCGAAAACAATACCTTGAGAAGTGTTCCTTCTATCCTGAAGTGGTGAAATATTTAGAAACAGTACGAGAGGTTACTGATATTTCTTCTGTTGTGGAACCTTTATATTATACGGATATGAGGATTTATCAAAAGCAGGATTTTGATCAAGTACCACCTTTAATCATTCATCTGGCTAAAAATGAAATTTATGCAAGACATGGTTATATCTTTAAGAATGAGGATCTATATAATTATTTTAAAGGCCAATTATGGTACGAACCATCTATTTCTCCAGATAAATTTGAAGACAGTCTATTTAATAAAAACGAACAAACGAATCTGAGGCTGTTAACTGAATTAGATACTTACAAATGA
- a CDS encoding LysM peptidoglycan-binding domain-containing protein, with translation MTIHIVQAGETISTISEQYKIPVERLIMENGITNPENLAIGQTIVIVQPKTVYVVQPGDTLASIAQQHNVSPMEILRNNPYLSDREYLYAGETIVIEYQTNRTRTIATSGYTFSYIDRSILIKTLPFLSYLTIFNYRATGEGEIVTAGNDTDLIHLAESYGVAPIMFVSTIAEDGMVNREVNYTILNNPDIQNRLMENSLQIIKEKGYHGINIYIEDISYDNIDKLSEYLKRASELFRSEGFRILVTITPVTNIDNAGISLERIDYSKLANYVDGIIFASYDWARTLGYPSSVFPVNVLTELLDYSVNIIPPEKIFLGITTVGYDWPLPYIPGSTGATIVTNNGAVQIAAENNIPIQFNEPAQSPYFYYMASDGILHVIWFKDARSFEARINLVSEYNLQGLSVWTIMKFDAQMWLIINNEYYIEKPHLNG, from the coding sequence ATGACCATACACATTGTTCAAGCTGGTGAAACCATTTCTACCATATCAGAGCAGTACAAGATTCCTGTTGAAAGATTAATCATGGAAAATGGAATCACAAACCCGGAAAACTTGGCAATTGGCCAAACCATTGTTATTGTTCAGCCTAAAACGGTCTATGTCGTCCAGCCAGGAGATACGTTGGCAAGCATTGCACAGCAGCATAATGTTTCACCTATGGAAATATTAAGAAATAATCCCTATCTTTCAGATCGGGAATATCTCTACGCAGGTGAAACCATTGTGATAGAATATCAAACAAACAGAACAAGAACCATAGCTACCAGTGGATATACATTTTCTTATATTGATCGCTCCATATTAATAAAAACGCTTCCATTTTTATCTTATCTGACCATCTTTAATTATAGAGCTACCGGCGAAGGGGAAATCGTTACCGCTGGGAACGATACGGATCTGATCCATTTGGCAGAATCTTATGGCGTGGCACCAATTATGTTTGTTTCGACCATTGCGGAAGATGGCATGGTTAATCGTGAGGTTAATTATACTATTTTAAATAATCCTGACATACAAAATCGCCTGATGGAAAACTCTTTGCAAATAATTAAAGAGAAAGGATATCACGGCATAAATATATATATAGAAGATATCAGTTATGACAATATTGATAAGCTTTCAGAGTATTTAAAGAGAGCATCTGAACTATTTCGTTCAGAAGGTTTCAGGATACTGGTTACGATAACACCTGTTACGAATATTGATAACGCCGGCATCAGCCTTGAAAGAATCGATTATTCAAAATTAGCTAATTATGTAGATGGTATCATTTTCGCTTCCTATGATTGGGCGAGAACACTCGGATACCCTAGCTCGGTTTTCCCTGTAAATGTATTGACTGAACTGTTAGATTATTCAGTTAATATTATTCCTCCTGAAAAAATATTTCTGGGAATCACCACGGTTGGTTATGATTGGCCACTCCCCTATATTCCTGGATCTACTGGAGCCACTATAGTAACCAATAATGGAGCGGTGCAAATTGCAGCGGAAAATAATATTCCCATACAATTCAACGAACCGGCCCAATCTCCTTATTTCTATTACATGGCAAGTGATGGAATTCTACATGTAATATGGTTCAAAGATGCAAGAAGTTTTGAAGCACGAATTAATCTGGTTTCAGAATATAATCTACAGGGACTGTCTGTTTGGACTATAATGAAATTTGATGCTCAAATGTGGCTTATTATTAATAATGAATATTACATAGAGAAGCCGCATTTGAACGGTTAA
- a CDS encoding nucleoside triphosphate pyrophosphohydrolase yields MIKYNKLVRDKIPDIIKNDGRTAAYYTLLEEEYRIELDKKLNEEVNEYQIDKNLEEMADILEVLYGICKARGFTVEELEAKRKEKALLRGNFDNRVFLEFAEDEYKTNDETGSTFF; encoded by the coding sequence GTGATTAAGTATAATAAACTGGTGAGAGATAAGATCCCGGATATAATAAAAAATGATGGCCGAACAGCAGCCTATTACACGTTGTTGGAAGAAGAATATAGGATAGAGTTGGATAAAAAGTTAAATGAAGAGGTTAATGAATATCAGATCGATAAAAATTTAGAAGAAATGGCTGATATTTTGGAAGTTCTATACGGAATTTGTAAAGCCAGAGGGTTTACCGTAGAAGAGCTAGAAGCAAAAAGGAAAGAGAAAGCCCTTTTAAGGGGAAATTTTGATAATAGAGTATTTTTAGAGTTTGCAGAAGACGAATATAAGACCAACGATGAAACAGGAAGTACTTTTTTCTGA